The following are encoded together in the Zygosaccharomyces rouxii strain CBS732 chromosome C complete sequence genome:
- the HEL2 gene encoding E3 ubiquitin-protein ligase HEL2 (similar to uniprot|Q05580 Saccharomyces cerevisiae YDR266C Hypothetical ORF), whose product MSDNGKNHQRSDFRRVQASTGGANAAKSKKNHTNKRNNRSGSSWNRDGKHLHNGDDDEEFNEKEFCIICADRLHYAALSPCSHRTCHKCSFRQRALFNKKTCLVCRSEIEQLIYTEQLESKYDDFGDRFADFNEQYGINFTSREVASDTLGLLKFRCNICVSEKREDFDRDYGSFNKYKEHLRDEHNKTICMICATFKKAFPCELKIYTPNQLRNHQSRGDGEGFRGHPMCGFCSGRRFYSDDELYLHMRDQHEKCHICDRIDPTQPQYFKNYDQLFEHFKNAHYICTVQSCLDDKFVVFRDEIELQAHILGEHGDIIRGRPKLFQSELSTFISTPSRVIREDGMNSNFSRNNSGRETNSNGSPEIAKLRLEERAKHYLSGSTGELEKFNKLNQDFDKGSLSADGLLTDYNNLFKSPNADVYLLIRNLAETYPSQSIKFRNLNAIYQRHEQQELSRTSALPSLSGDSIAPVVNSVWSANNNNVSSSHGRGVNRMDLPSLQSPSPSHDVFASQSRNPSYKSLNSSRRSSPAQAPVVRSTSAASTNNNANVKPTYLDKKPNPKSTKSLPYQGPNKLAGLDLPSLPTPKPKVHIPPVNRPNIPDPKQWGKSKPPQESPQDPLDELLTASDTSSSSQSSSSNKKKDKRKQLLFHIGI is encoded by the coding sequence ATGAGTGATAACGGTAAGAACCATCAAAGGTCCGACTTTCGCAGAGTTCAGGCCTCTACAGGAGGCGCTAATGCAGCcaaatccaagaaaaaCCATACCAATAAGAGAAATAATAGGAGCGGCAGCTCATGGAATAGGGACGGTAAGCATTTACACAATGGTGATGACGACgaagaatttaatgaaaaggaattttGTATCATTTGTGCTGATAGGTTACACTACGCGGCTCTTTCGCCATGCTCCCATAGAACTTGCCATAAATGTTCCTTTAGACAACGTGCATTGTTCAATAAGAAGACATGTTTAGTATGTCGTAGTGAAATTGAACAGCTGATTTACACCGAACAATTAGAATCCAAGTATGATGATTTTGGTGACAGATTTGCAGATTTTAACGAGCAATACGGTATCAATTTCACTTCCAGAGAAGTAGCGTCTGATACTTTGGgattattgaaatttagATGTAACATATGTGTTAGTGAAAAGCGtgaagattttgatagAGATTATGGatctttcaacaaataTAAGGAACATTTAAGAGATGAACATAACAAGACCATTTGTATGATTTGTGCTACTTTTAAGAAGGCATTTCCCTGTGAATTAAAGATCTATACACCAAACCAGTTGCGTAACCATCAATCTCGTGGTGACGGTGAAGGTTTTAGAGGACACCCCATGTGTGGATTTTGTTCAGGTAGAAGATTTTATTCCGATGATGAATTGTATTTGCATATGAGAGATcaacatgaaaaatgcCATATTTGTGATAGAATTGATCCAACACAACCccaatatttcaaaaattacgatcaattgtttgaacatttcaaaaatgcCCATTATATCTGTACCGTTCAATCATGTCTGGATGATAAATTTGTGGTCTTTAgggatgaaattgaactACAAGCACATATCTTAGGTGAGCACGGTGATATTATTAGGGGCAGACCTAAACTGTTCCAATCTGAGTTATCTACTTTCATATCTACACCTTCCAGAGTCATTAGAGAAGATGGTatgaattcaaatttcaGTCGAAATAACAGCGGTAGGGAGACTAATTCCAATGGCTCGCCAGAAATTGCCAAATTAAGATTAGAGGAAAGAGCAAAACATTATTTGAGTGGATCTACCGGcgaattggaaaaatttaataaattgaatcaaGATTTCGATAAAGGAAGTTTATCGGCTGATGGTCTTTTGACCGATTACAAtaaccttttcaaatcccCCAACGCCGATGTCTATCTGCTAATTCGTAACTTGGCAGAAACTTACCCATCTCAATCCATTAAATTTCGTAATTTGAACGCTATCTACCAGAGACATGAACAACAGGAATTAAGCAGAACCTCCGCATTGCCATCTTTGTCCGGTGATAGTATAGCTCCTGTTGTCAATAGCGTTTGGAGTGCTAACAACAACAATGTCTCTTCGAGTCATGGTAGAGGTGTAAATAGGATGGATCTACCTAGTTTACAATCGCCTTCACCATCTCATGATGTTTTTGCCTCACAATCCAGAAATCCATCCTACAAAAGCTTGAATTCTTCTAGGAGATCTTCACCGGCACAAGCTCCTGTCGTGAGAAGTACATCTGCCGCATCTACAAACAATAATGCCAATGTGAAACCAACttatttggataaaaaaCCAAACCCTAAGTCTACTAAATCATTACCATATCAGGGACCAAATAAGTTAGCTGGGTTAGACCTTCCCTCTTTGCCAACACCAAAACCCAAAGTTCACATACCACCTGTGAATAGACCCAATATTCCAGATCCCAAGCAATGGGGGAAGAGTAAACCACCACAAGAATCACCTCAGGATCCACTTGATGAACTACTGACCGCCAGTGATACCAGTTCATCTTCAcaatcatcttcttcaaataagaagaaggaCAAACGAAAACAACTTCTATTCCACATAGGTATTTAA